A single genomic interval of Blastocatellia bacterium harbors:
- a CDS encoding DUF839 domain-containing protein, which yields MHKTISHLAIGVLLAVTLAVILPASLAQDQTDPLSSMVAVTLKDSAGTGATNVADFVKARVNQFARGHLSPTIQFPLANAATDSVRALQGLHHNVVIKWLDNLTFSNAADAPRFGANCDYLAYFGDGWNATPGSAPQYNGSGSAGWVWVNHEYISGEPANTTTAPTNQHLTLAKFLRARGLLTNDITSNIWSQADVDTITRAHKRQLGGSWFRVVQDPSTGEWVVDKNSRNLRYDATSNTLARVAGQGLLTRANDDNGNPLPEGVVPGITGDCSGLQTPWGTIITAEENVQDYYGDLEACWTSQNRFVPGQGFDPGRNISPIITPSPASEFGRLSNPNERHSREYYGYLVEIDPGVAPNEYEGKTTPGVGHKKLGFFGRARWENAAVAVDGRFQLIPDRPIVMYAGDDRRSGRIYKWVTRDNYVPGMSKAEIRALLENGKLYVAHFAGLDNTTGITLLGGGTPTEENPGLGRWIELSVNSTDIAPNAAALGNPNKTVGEALRDVNWNGIGGFPTDDDVRRALFTASNKIGIMELNRPEDIEWNPKDPSGTPRLYVAFTNHTGQVALDQNGVLFDPATHATRAPRRTDRAGSIFIIEESQPNNPGASRTFRYFAAWLGTRGQGAFDAANPDNIMIDRDGGVWFGTDGNYGTNGTADAVYYLDLNPSHKAGLGGIVNPTFGKAIRVVAGPSDSEATGPAFSSDMRTLFFNVQHPGETIPSTWPQTRSSGKR from the coding sequence ATGCACAAGACAATCTCACATCTGGCAATCGGCGTCTTGCTGGCGGTGACACTGGCGGTCATCTTGCCGGCGTCACTGGCGCAGGATCAAACAGACCCGCTGTCGAGCATGGTAGCGGTGACGCTCAAAGATTCAGCGGGCACAGGCGCCACCAACGTCGCCGATTTCGTGAAAGCGCGTGTCAATCAATTTGCGCGCGGCCATCTTTCACCCACAATCCAGTTTCCACTGGCCAACGCAGCGACTGACAGTGTGCGAGCCTTGCAGGGGCTTCACCACAACGTCGTCATCAAATGGCTGGACAATCTAACGTTCAGCAATGCAGCCGATGCGCCGCGGTTTGGCGCCAATTGTGATTACCTTGCTTACTTTGGTGATGGTTGGAACGCCACGCCGGGCAGCGCGCCACAGTACAATGGCAGCGGCAGCGCCGGCTGGGTTTGGGTCAACCACGAATACATCTCTGGCGAGCCGGCGAACACAACGACGGCGCCCACGAATCAACATCTGACGCTTGCCAAATTCCTACGAGCGCGCGGGCTGCTGACCAACGACATCACCTCCAACATCTGGTCACAGGCTGATGTGGATACGATCACGCGCGCGCACAAGCGCCAGCTTGGCGGTTCATGGTTCCGCGTCGTGCAGGACCCATCCACCGGCGAGTGGGTCGTGGATAAGAATTCACGAAACCTGCGCTACGACGCCACCAGCAACACGTTGGCGCGAGTGGCCGGACAGGGGCTGTTGACCCGGGCCAATGATGACAACGGCAATCCTCTACCAGAAGGTGTGGTGCCCGGCATTACCGGTGATTGCTCCGGCTTGCAGACGCCCTGGGGCACGATCATCACAGCCGAAGAAAATGTGCAGGATTATTACGGTGACCTGGAAGCATGCTGGACCAGCCAGAACCGCTTCGTGCCCGGCCAAGGCTTCGATCCGGGCCGAAACATTTCGCCGATTATTACGCCCAGCCCTGCCTCTGAATTCGGCCGGCTCTCCAATCCAAATGAACGGCATAGCCGCGAGTACTATGGTTACCTCGTGGAAATTGATCCCGGTGTGGCGCCCAACGAGTACGAAGGCAAGACGACGCCCGGTGTCGGTCACAAGAAACTCGGTTTCTTCGGTCGTGCCCGATGGGAAAACGCGGCAGTCGCAGTTGACGGCCGTTTTCAACTCATTCCCGATAGACCCATCGTGATGTATGCCGGCGACGACCGCCGCAGCGGCCGCATCTACAAGTGGGTCACGCGCGACAACTACGTCCCCGGCATGAGCAAGGCTGAGATTCGCGCCTTGCTCGAGAACGGCAAACTCTACGTGGCTCACTTTGCTGGCTTGGACAATACCACCGGTATCACGTTGCTTGGCGGTGGCACACCTACAGAGGAGAATCCGGGCCTGGGCCGTTGGATTGAGCTGAGCGTCAACAGCACTGACATCGCTCCTAACGCCGCCGCGCTGGGCAATCCGAACAAGACGGTCGGCGAAGCGTTGCGTGATGTGAATTGGAACGGGATCGGCGGCTTCCCTACCGATGACGATGTGCGTCGTGCCTTGTTCACTGCAAGCAACAAGATCGGCATCATGGAACTGAATCGCCCAGAAGACATCGAGTGGAACCCGAAAGACCCCAGTGGCACGCCCCGCCTCTATGTGGCCTTCACCAATCACACAGGTCAGGTCGCCCTCGATCAAAATGGCGTCTTGTTTGATCCAGCCACCCATGCCACGAGGGCTCCTCGCCGTACGGACCGCGCCGGCTCAATCTTCATCATCGAAGAGTCCCAACCGAACAATCCGGGCGCGTCGCGAACGTTCCGCTATTTCGCTGCGTGGCTCGGCACGCGCGGGCAAGGCGCGTTTGATGCGGCCAATCCAGATAACATCATGATTGACAGAGATGGCGGTGTCTGGTTCGGCACGGATGGTAATTACGGAACCAACGGCACAGCCGACGCGGTGTATTACCTGGATTTGAACCCGTCGCACAAAGCAGGCCTCGGCGGCATTGTCAACCCGACGTTCGGCAAAGCCATTCGAGTTGTGGCTGGACCCAGCGATTCAGAAGCCACCGGACCGGCCTTTAGCTCCGACATGCGAACGTTATTCTTTAACGTGCAACATCCAGGTGAGACCATACCGAGCACCTGGCCGCAGACGCGAAGCAGCGGCAAGCGCTAA
- a CDS encoding winged helix-turn-helix domain-containing protein translates to MHKPNIVEGIGQTLYFDGYLYVDYEGFVVQCGGVPVQLTRQEFLLLRLLMTNAGRVLTREFLLNTLWQGRATHDPRTLDVHVSRLRRKLGLQSGHNYIQTLIGVGYRFIPLTVSQTEPARRRQMV, encoded by the coding sequence ATGCATAAGCCGAACATTGTTGAAGGAATTGGTCAAACGCTTTACTTCGATGGCTACCTGTACGTGGACTATGAAGGCTTTGTCGTGCAGTGTGGCGGTGTGCCGGTTCAGTTGACGCGCCAGGAATTTCTCTTGCTGCGCTTACTGATGACTAATGCTGGCCGGGTCCTGACACGCGAGTTTCTGCTCAACACATTATGGCAAGGACGCGCGACGCATGATCCGCGCACGCTCGATGTACACGTGAGCCGATTGCGACGCAAGCTGGGCTTGCAATCGGGACACAATTACATTCAGACGTTAATCGGCGTGGGCTACCGGTTCATCCCGTTAACGGTTTCGCAGACAGAGCCGGCGCGACGACGCCAGATGGTGTAG
- a CDS encoding phosphate ABC transporter substrate-binding protein translates to MKRILPLMVALVVSVSGASLSGCPAPQNNQSQGPAKPVTVKGSDTMVILGQRFAERFMNQYPGTTIQITGGGSGTGIAALINGSTDIAQSSRPMKETEKQQVRERHNKEVIETPVALDGLAVYVHHSNPVNELTLAQVKAIYTGSITNWNAVGGKNAPIVLYSRENSSGTYEYFKEHVLNKEDFAATVQPLPGTAAVVNAVGKDPNAIGYGGIAYLEQVKPLRLKKDDASPAIPPTQEHVLAKTYPISRDLYFYTVGKPSNPVAIDFIRWVLSEQGQAVVREVEYFSLPEERRRAILAQW, encoded by the coding sequence ATGAAGAGAATTCTTCCGTTGATGGTGGCGCTCGTTGTGAGCGTCAGCGGAGCGAGTCTGAGTGGGTGTCCAGCGCCGCAAAATAATCAATCACAGGGTCCAGCCAAGCCGGTGACGGTCAAGGGCTCTGACACGATGGTGATTCTGGGCCAGCGATTTGCCGAGCGCTTCATGAATCAGTATCCGGGCACGACAATCCAGATCACCGGCGGCGGCTCCGGCACCGGCATTGCCGCATTGATCAATGGCAGCACCGACATCGCCCAAAGCTCGCGTCCAATGAAAGAGACAGAGAAACAACAGGTCAGAGAAAGGCACAACAAAGAGGTCATCGAAACGCCGGTGGCGCTCGATGGACTGGCGGTATACGTGCATCACTCGAATCCAGTGAACGAGTTGACGCTGGCTCAAGTCAAGGCGATCTACACTGGCAGCATCACCAACTGGAATGCCGTCGGCGGCAAGAATGCCCCGATTGTGCTCTACAGCCGCGAGAATAGTTCCGGCACCTACGAATACTTCAAAGAGCATGTGTTGAACAAAGAGGATTTCGCTGCAACCGTTCAACCACTGCCTGGCACGGCTGCTGTCGTCAATGCTGTCGGTAAGGACCCCAATGCCATCGGCTATGGCGGCATTGCTTATCTGGAACAGGTCAAACCCCTGCGGCTGAAAAAGGACGATGCCTCGCCGGCTATACCCCCAACGCAGGAACACGTTCTGGCAAAAACCTATCCGATCAGTCGTGATCTGTATTTCTACACGGTGGGGAAGCCGAGCAATCCGGTGGCAATTGATTTCATTCGCTGGGTGCTCTCTGAGCAAGGACAAGCCGTCGTCAGAGAAGTAGAGTATTTTTCACTGCCGGAAGAACGGCGTCGAGCGATTCTGGCGCAGTGGTAA
- the pstC gene encoding phosphate ABC transporter permease subunit PstC: MTEQATIALAVQAAHSRRRHIVNRLAQTVITLLALTAIVTIVLIFVFVFREALPILTDARIQQEASLSKLFLPLAELREATRFMWQPIGGVVAKYSLVPLVVGTLKTTIVALVFAAPLGIMAAVYTSEFSPSRLREWIKPTIELLAGIPSVVLGFFALIVLASWMQGVFGFQFRLNAMTAGVALALAVVPIIYSVSEDALTAVPRSYREASLALGASRWQTAVHVVVPAALPGIFASVVLGFGRAIGETMIVLMASGNAAVTSWSLTDSTRTLAATIAAELGEAVLGSPHYHVLFFIGALLFIVTFLTNSFGAWVVGRMRRRLTGGVS; encoded by the coding sequence ATGACCGAGCAGGCAACCATCGCCCTTGCTGTGCAAGCGGCTCACAGTCGTCGCCGCCATATCGTCAATCGGCTTGCGCAGACTGTCATTACCCTGCTGGCCTTGACGGCGATTGTGACGATTGTGCTGATTTTCGTCTTCGTGTTTCGCGAAGCTCTGCCGATTTTGACGGACGCCCGCATTCAGCAGGAAGCCAGCTTATCCAAGCTGTTTCTACCCCTGGCCGAGTTGCGGGAGGCGACACGGTTTATGTGGCAACCCATCGGCGGTGTGGTGGCCAAGTACAGTCTGGTCCCGCTGGTGGTCGGCACGTTGAAAACGACGATAGTGGCGCTGGTATTCGCCGCGCCATTGGGCATCATGGCCGCCGTCTACACATCGGAATTTTCGCCGTCCCGACTGCGCGAATGGATTAAGCCGACAATCGAACTCCTGGCCGGAATTCCCTCGGTGGTGTTAGGGTTCTTCGCGCTGATTGTATTGGCTTCCTGGATGCAAGGCGTGTTTGGTTTTCAGTTTCGCTTAAATGCGATGACGGCTGGGGTGGCGCTGGCGCTGGCCGTTGTGCCCATCATTTACAGTGTCAGTGAAGATGCGCTGACGGCTGTGCCGCGCAGTTATCGCGAAGCCAGTCTGGCGCTGGGCGCGTCCCGCTGGCAGACGGCTGTTCATGTGGTGGTGCCGGCGGCGTTGCCGGGCATTTTCGCCAGTGTCGTGCTGGGTTTTGGTCGCGCCATCGGTGAAACGATGATCGTGCTGATGGCTTCGGGCAATGCTGCTGTGACGTCGTGGAGCTTGACCGATTCCACACGCACGCTGGCCGCCACGATTGCTGCTGAACTTGGGGAAGCTGTGCTGGGAAGCCCGCATTATCACGTACTGTTTTTCATTGGCGCCTTGTTGTTCATCGTGACATTCTTAACCAACTCGTTTGGCGCTTGGGTCGTTGGTCGGATGCGCCGGCGATTGACCGGAGGGGTCTCATAA
- a CDS encoding phosphate ABC transporter permease PstA has translation MLAVILGNVIIHGAGHISWQFLTEPPREGMTAGGIYPAIVGTLFLVLLMTVAAVPIGVATAVYLTEYAPKITLTQARHHLKDARGMQRLRALEQLFQVMLTQVTRAAVTTLAGVPSIVFGLFGLGFFIHYVGDNLDRNLYAGELVFGKPSVLWAALTLAVLTLPVVIVATEEALRAVPRDVREASLALGATQWQTIRRVVLPQALPGILTGTILAISRGAGEVAPILFTGAAYFLPQLPTRLNDQFMHLGYHVYILSTQSPNIEKTKPILYATVLVLLVLTFSLNLVGVMIRMRIRQQLRAGQ, from the coding sequence ATGTTGGCCGTGATCTTAGGCAATGTGATCATTCACGGGGCCGGCCACATCAGTTGGCAGTTTTTGACCGAGCCACCGCGCGAGGGTATGACGGCCGGCGGTATCTATCCGGCGATTGTGGGGACCCTCTTCCTGGTATTGCTCATGACGGTTGCCGCTGTGCCCATTGGCGTCGCCACGGCTGTTTACTTGACAGAGTACGCACCAAAAATCACATTGACGCAAGCGCGCCACCATCTCAAAGACGCGCGGGGCATGCAGCGCCTGCGCGCGCTGGAACAACTCTTCCAGGTAATGTTAACGCAAGTGACGCGGGCCGCCGTCACCACCCTGGCGGGCGTGCCCTCGATTGTATTCGGTCTGTTTGGCCTGGGATTTTTCATTCACTACGTAGGAGACAATCTGGATCGAAATCTGTACGCCGGCGAGCTGGTATTTGGGAAGCCCTCAGTTCTATGGGCGGCCTTGACGCTGGCCGTGTTGACGCTGCCGGTCGTCATCGTTGCCACGGAAGAAGCATTGCGCGCCGTGCCACGAGACGTGCGTGAAGCCAGCCTGGCGCTGGGCGCCACACAATGGCAGACGATTCGCCGCGTCGTTTTGCCACAGGCTCTGCCGGGTATCTTGACCGGCACGATCCTGGCCATTAGCCGCGGCGCCGGCGAGGTGGCGCCGATTCTGTTCACCGGCGCGGCTTATTTCTTGCCCCAGTTGCCTACACGCCTGAATGATCAATTCATGCACCTCGGTTATCACGTCTACATTCTTTCTACCCAATCGCCGAACATTGAAAAGACGAAGCCGATTCTGTATGCTACTGTGCTGGTCTTATTGGTGTTGACGTTCTCGCTGAACTTGGTCGGCGTGATGATTCGGATGCGCATTCGGCAGCAGCTTCGGGCGGGACAGTGA
- the pstB gene encoding phosphate ABC transporter ATP-binding protein PstB → MAVTTTKVKVERFNFFYGDKQTLFDINIGFPEKRVTALIGPSGCGKSTLLRSLNRMNDTIPETRMEGNIWLDGQNICAPDVDVVRLRQRVGMVFQKSNPFPKSIFENVAYGLRVNKLYQSRSELEALVEYSLRQSALWDEVKDRLHESALALSGGQQQRLCIARALAVRPDVLLMDEPASALDPIATQKIEELIHELKRNYTIIIVTHNMQQAARVSDITAFLWLGRLIEVDSTVKIFTNPGQKMTEDYITGRFG, encoded by the coding sequence ATGGCGGTCACGACGACCAAGGTCAAGGTCGAACGCTTCAATTTCTTTTACGGCGATAAACAAACGCTTTTCGACATCAATATCGGCTTCCCGGAGAAACGTGTCACGGCGCTTATCGGCCCGTCTGGCTGCGGCAAATCCACGCTACTGCGCTCGCTCAATCGCATGAACGACACGATCCCTGAGACCCGCATGGAGGGTAACATCTGGCTGGACGGTCAAAATATCTGCGCTCCTGATGTGGATGTCGTGCGGTTGCGCCAGCGCGTGGGCATGGTCTTTCAGAAGTCGAATCCATTCCCAAAGTCAATCTTTGAGAACGTCGCCTATGGACTGCGCGTCAACAAACTCTACCAGTCGCGCAGCGAATTGGAAGCGCTGGTAGAATACAGTTTGCGACAATCGGCCCTGTGGGATGAAGTGAAAGACCGGCTGCATGAATCGGCGCTGGCGCTGTCGGGCGGTCAGCAGCAGCGTCTGTGTATCGCCCGCGCGCTGGCCGTGAGACCAGATGTGCTGCTAATGGATGAACCGGCCTCGGCGCTTGACCCCATCGCCACGCAAAAGATCGAAGAGCTGATTCACGAATTGAAGCGCAATTACACCATCATCATTGTGACGCACAACATGCAACAAGCTGCCCGCGTCTCAGACATCACGGCGTTCCTCTGGCTGGGCCGACTCATCGAAGTGGATTCAACGGTGAAAATCTTCACCAATCCCGGTCAGAAGATGACTGAGGACTACATTACAGGAAGGTTCGGATGA